The sequence below is a genomic window from Deltaproteobacteria bacterium.
TTGAGAAGGGCTCGCCCATCCCCCTTTCCGATCAATCCGTTTAATCCGTTCAATCCGTTGTACTCTTTCTCCTACGATCCGGCAGCAACACGCGGCATCGCTGCCAACGCATCAGTCGTACTCTCTAGGCGATCACTCAGGATGCGCGTCAAATTCAGAAACACCTTCGCCGCTATGCGCGGGTAGCGCCGTTGGATGCGCTGCAGGAAGCGCTCGTCGAGGACCAGATAGTCCATGTCCTCGCCGGCGATCACATCCGCCGAGCGCGGCTGCTTGCGCAACAGCCCCATTTCGCCGATCACATCGCCACGCCCCATCGTGCGAATCACCAGGCCGCCTTCGCGTTGCACCTCGGCGCGGCCGTTGAGCAAGACGTACAGTTCGGGCTTTATCTCGCCGCGCCGCGTGATGTACGCACCGTGCTTCACCGCTTCGAGATGGCCCATCAGCACCACGAGTTTGGCCTGGAACGGGCGGAGACCGACAAACAGCGAGATCTGTTTGTGCGGTTCGGGCCCGAGTTTGAGAAACATCAAGTCCCACAGGGTGATGATTTTCGTCGTCGTTACTAGCGCGGGGGTGAGAAACAGCTCGATCACCAGCGCGATCAGCATGGTGACGCCCGACAACAAGCCGAAGTGCATCACCGGTTGAAAGTTCGAGAGACAAACGATGAAGAAACCCGCCGACAGTGCGAGTGCGATGAAGAACGCGGCCTGGCCAACCGATCCCATCGCCGCGATGATCGCTTGCTCCTGACTGCCGGTCTTGCGCATGCCCTCGTTGAAGGTGTCGAGCAAATGAATCGTGTCGTCGATGGCGATGCCGACCGCGATGGCGGCGATCATGCTCGTCGAAATGTTCAAGCTGATGCCGGCCCAGCCCATGATCCCGAACAGCACCACCGTGGGCACCACGTTGGGGATGAGGGCGAGGAAACCGACCCGCAGCGACAGAAACATGAACGACAGCAGCGCCAGCAACGCGCTCAGCTCCTGCCACAAGCTGGTCACTTGCCCCCAGGCCAGCGAGTCGGCGGATTGCCCCAACAGCACGGTGGTGCCGGTCGGATGCACGCTAATCCCGTGCGGAAAGTGGCTGGCGGCGAACTCTTGCACGCGCTGCACAAATGCACCGACTTCGCCCGAACGTGACAGCCGTGTCCGCACGATGATGTTGGCGCGCGACTGATCGCCGTTGACCACGGCGCGGATGTCGGCCGGATCGACGAGCAAGAGAATCTGTCCGATCTCCGCTTGCGAGTCGGGTAACGCCGTCGGCTCGTCGGGTTGCAAGACGTGGCGCACCAAGCGCAGGTAGTCGACCAGCGATATGGTCTTGTCCACGCCCGGCTGCGCGTCGATGAATTCTTGCAGATCGCGCATCGCGTTGAGCACGTCGAGTCGGGTGACCGACTGCGGTCCGTCGCCGTCGATGACGACGTACACCGGCTGGGTCCCCGCCAGGCGCTCG
It includes:
- a CDS encoding MMPL family transporter; this encodes MKRLLNVPLRSPRLTLAVMLVLTAFFGVFAARIKVDSSIENLLPADDPDKLYYDDVKKIFGDEEIAVIGVFADDVFAPRTLAKIDQLSTRLTQMEGVHEVLSLTTVKGVEMSDFGLSAGRLMQKLPETAEEAAAFRAKVLANPLYLKNVVAADGRAAGVTVVFDDMSDDEFLHRGIEDKLRALIAELGGPEQYAITGIPTIKVNAARLMEGDTNKFTPLAMLLVVIVLAFAFRTPRGVLVPFSTVVIGVVWTTGTMVLAGSAINLGTLVLNPLLMVIGVASGIHLISEYYQELKPGHSQAETVAHAMERVSVPILVAAATTLIGFGTLIFTPIRAVREFGIYSVFGIVAILLAAFTVVPALLVLLPLPKRIPTAQENAEGFVPRTLQGIGTFAVRHRRAVLVCTAIGMLLSFWGISKIQVETDYIGFFRPDSSIRIENTLIAERLAGTQPVYVVIDGDGPQSVTRLDVLNAMRDLQEFIDAQPGVDKTISLVDYLRLVRHVLQPDEPTALPDSQAEIGQILLLVDPADIRAVVNGDQSRANIIVRTRLSRSGEVGAFVQRVQEFAASHFPHGISVHPTGTTVLLGQSADSLAWGQVTSLWQELSALLALLSFMFLSLRVGFLALIPNVVPTVVLFGIMGWAGISLNISTSMIAAIAVGIAIDDTIHLLDTFNEGMRKTGSQEQAIIAAMGSVGQAAFFIALALSAGFFIVCLSNFQPVMHFGLLSGVTMLIALVIELFLTPALVTTTKIITLWDLMFLKLGPEPHKQISLFVGLRPFQAKLVVLMGHLEAVKHGAYITRRGEIKPELYVLLNGRAEVQREGGLVIRTMGRGDVIGEMGLLRKQPRSADVIAGEDMDYLVLDERFLQRIQRRYPRIAAKVFLNLTRILSDRLESTTDALAAMPRVAAGS